In Indioceanicola profundi, the genomic stretch GCACGGGACAGACCAGCGCCTCTTCCTCCGCCACCAGCACGCGGACATCCCGCCCGCCGATGCGGCCGGCCAGCGCCTTCCTTCCTTCCGGCGTGAGCGGCCATGGCAGCTCCAGGGCCGACCCGGCCTCCTCCGCCACGACCAACCGTCCACCCCCGGCGCGGACCAGCATGGGTTCCGGCAGCAGCAAGGCGCGTGTCCGCACCGGCAGGCACTGCTTCAGCTCACCCAGCCACCAGATCCATGCCTGCCCGGCTGCGGATGTCAGCCTGTCCAAGGATGCGTTCATGGAGACGCCCCCATCCGCAATGCCACGGCCACCCGCACCGGCTCCCGGCTAGATGCCGCATCCGCTTCCAGCCGCATCTCGACCAGGGCCGGCAGCGTGGGGCGGCGGTCCCAACGCTCCGCCCAGCCCTCCGCAGCATGCCAGTAGCGGAGCTTCAGCTCCCTCGCAGCAGGCAGCAGCAGGCGTGTTCCGCCGGATGCTCCGGTTCGGTCGGTGAGAAGACGCCACCCGACCGCCAGCCCGTCCGGCTCCAGCGACAGCGTGACAAGATGGGGTGAAGCGAGGCCGAACCGGTCGGGCAGGTTCGTGACGAAGGTCAGCCGATCCGGAAGCCCGTCGAACAGGACAGGTGCCGACCTCTCGCGCCCCACGCGACGCGGCTGCGCCTGGGCGATCCAGTCGGCGACCTGACGTTGGACGAGAAAGTGCTGGCTGCCATCATCGTTCAGCCTGGCCGACAGGCGACCGGCCGTGTGCAGGGCCTGGTGCCCGGCCACTGACAGCAGCCCCAGCAGGACCAGAACCACCAGCAGTTCCAGAAGGGTGAAGCCGGCGCGGTGCGGAATCATGGGAAAGCCCCTGTCAAGCGGCGCGTTTCCAGTCCCAGCGGCTGCCGGTGACGCCCCTCTGTCCAGGATACCTCCACATGCACCTCGACGAGGCGTAGGGTGGTGCCGGGCGCTTCCCGGGCGCAGCAGGCGGAAAGCCGCCAGTCGAATCCGCCTTCCCGCCCGCTGACCTCCCCCCCGGGCGGCACGTCCAGGTCGGCGCCCATCCGCGCCAGCAGGGATTCCGCCAGCAGCACGGCCTGCTCCCGCCGCTCAGCCTTCCCGGCAGCCAGCGCTGCCAGCGACATTCGCGGCAGGAGAGCGCCGATCGCCAGAGCCAGCACCATGAGGGCCACCAGCACCTCGATCATCGTGAAGCCGGACCGGTGCGGCATGTGGTCAGTCATGGAGTTCTATCCTGCCTGTCAGCCAGTCCACCCGGATTTCACGCCGCTCCGGCGGGAGGCCTACCTTCAGGGTCCCGCCGGTGGAGCCGCCATCGGGGAAGAAGCCGATCCAGGACGCTTCCGCCTGGGTCTCCGCGACGCCCAGCAGTTCGAGCGATCCGCTGGGCAGTTTCCCTTCCCGTCCAGCCGGGTGGGTCCTCCATGTCCGGCCGCCCAGATCGAACTGCACGCGCGTCGGCGCATCCGCCGAAACGGCCTGGAGACGGGCGGCCGCGAGACCCAGCGCCAGTTCACGCAGGGCTGACCGGTCGCGCGCGCCTGCGGCCCGTTCCTGCAGGAAGGCCGGCGCAAGCGCCGATAGCCCGCCAAGGATCAGCAGTGCGACCAGCAGCTCCAGCAACGTGAAGGCCGGTCGCGACGGCATCACCAGCTCCCGACGTCCTGGTTCTCGCCGGTACCTCCCGGCGCGCCGTCCGCCCCCAGGCTGAAAATGTCGACCTCTCCCTTCTCGCCCGGGATGCGGTACTGGTAGGGGCGGCCCCAGGGGTCGCGGATCATTTCCGCCTTGCGAAGGTAGGGGCCGTTCCAGCGCGTGGCCCCGCTGGGCCTGTCCACCAGCGCCGCCAGCCCCTGCTCCTGCGTGGGCATGGAACCGTTATCCAGCCGGTACAGGTCCAGTGTGGTAAGAATGTTCTGCACCTGAAGCTTGGCGGTATCGACCTTTGCGCCACCCAGATAGCGGCCAACAGCGGGTGCGGTCACGGCGGTCAGCAGGCCGAGGATGACCAGCACGACAAGCAGCTCCAGCATGGTGAAGCCGTCACGCGCCCCGGCAGCAGTCATGCCCGGTCTGGCGCCTTTGTTCCGGCGGGATCGCATCGGATTGTCTCCCCTTGTCCATCTGCGCCACAGGCTAGGAGCCGCCTGCCCCGGCCGCGCCCCCCAAATCACCGCTCCGAAGGGATAGTGCGGGGCGCATCGGAACAGCCCCGCCGATACCCGTTCCCTAGAAGCCAAGATCGAACTTGATCGGGGTCTTGATCATGAACTGGGCGTCCGGAGCATCCTCGGTGATGCCGTAGGCGAAGCTGAAGTTCAGCCCCATCCGCTCATTGAGGCGGTGGCTCAGTCCCATCACCGCGCGGCCGACGGTCAGCCGGTCCGCGCCCGCCAGGGCCTCGCCGTCCTGTTCCGTGATGCCGACGAACTGCCAGTCGCCGCCGAAGCTGACCGAGGTCCGGTCGTTGAGCGCCAGCGACACGCCGAAGCTCGTTCCGATGACGTCGCCGGGATCGATGGACGAATCCTCGATGGTGCGCTCGTGGTTATAGATGTAGCTGAGGTTGGCGTAGAAGACGGCCGGGTCGCTGGCCGTGATCATTGTCAGGCTGGGCTCGAAGGACCAGAACCCGCTGCCGGTGGAAGGCTTCGTTTCCAGCCCGCTGACGGAGTCCCTTTCGGTCTCGAACGGATCCCGGCCGGTCGTGGACTTCACGCGCATGTTGCCGACGAAAATCGGCCAGTCGTTCCGGCCCTCATTGATCTGATGGTGAAGGCCGAATTCGATGTCGCCCAGATCCCCGCCCTCTGTCTCAAAAACCTCCTGTCCGGACGAACCGTTGCCAAGGGGGCGGGAGCGGGTGCGGTCCATGCGGTAAACGTAGGGCACGCGCACATCCATTTCAAAATCGTCCGTCACGCCGTAGCGCGCCGTCAACGATCCCACCACCGTATCGCGCAGGGTATCGCGCAGCTCGAAGCTGCCGATCAGAATGGCCGGTAGAACGGTAAAGCCCGACATTTCCACCCGGCGGGAGCTGTTGGCCACATACTCCACGGCTGGCTCCAGCGACAGCTCGCCCCGGCGCAGCAGGACTCCGCCGCCCGGCGTGATCTGGTCGTTGCGAGCCCGCTCGTCGGCGGCCTGGGCTACCTGCTGGCTCGCCGGGGGTGGCGCGGATGGTGCTGCCGACGGCGCTTCCGCAACCTGGGTAAGGCCGCGGGCGCTGTAGGTGCCGAGGTTCAGCACCGGCCCGGATGTGGGCGGCGGCGCCTGCATGGCCTCCGCCATCTGTTGCGACAGGGTGGCAGCGCCCGGCCGGACCAGTGCGCTGCGCACCAGCTCCGTATGTTGCGACAAGGCGGCCTGATGGTCGCGCAGGGCCGCGGTGTTGGCCGACAACGCCGCCTGCTGCTCACGCACAAGCGTTTCCAGTGCCGCCAGCCGCTGGACCAGCTCGGCGCGGGTGGGCTCCGGCGCCCCTCTCTGGGTGCTGCAGGCGGCGAGCGGCACCGCCAGCAGGGCGACCATGCTGACGCGTGACAAAAGGGCTGAATTCCACCTGAAAGAACGGGGCATATAGACTCTCCCGAGGGCGCGGTCTCGCCTAAAGAAGGGCGATCCGCCGTTGCCCGCAGTTTGTTGAAAATATTCCCCGATATCTGCGGGGGAGTCGCGTTAACACCTAGGGGTAGGGAACACCTACCCAGCGCCCTGACCATCGGTTGCGCACCCCTCCAGCCCGCCATGGACCCTGGGGACGACCGTTCAGCGCAACGGTCGTTGCGGTCGTTGCCCGCCCGGCGAGCGTAAGATCAGAACCCACAAGCGTCAAATAACCGCTTGGACCCGTATGCGCTCGGTCATTATAAACCCATGACTATCTCAGCCCATCCCAAATGAAATAGGCATATAAAAGTCAAAATCATCCAACACAGGTAGCCGTGTCTTGTTGGTAGTGTCGCGTAACTCTTAGCGAGAGTAGAGGGAATACGGCCGTGTGTTAATGTCTGGGCCAGGGAGCAGGGCAGCGGGGATGAGCCGGGCCGCCTGTCCCGAAGGACAATCGAACATCAGCAGGGGAGTTGAACATGCCTGACACCGTTATGGCCTTCGGCCGGAGCCTGGGCGCTGGCACCCAGTATGGTACCCTGGCCCACGGCTATCCGCTGCATGGCCACGGCACGGCAGAGGGCGCCGAGTCCGCCGCCCAGGACTCCGCAAGGCTGGCCTTGCTGGAAGCGCTGCTGGATCGACTGCCGCTGGCCGTCATGGCGTTCGACCGCGCCGCACGTCCTCGGATACTGAACCAGCGGGCGCGCCAAATCCTGCAACGCAATGACGGGCTGGGGCTCGCGCACGGGCATCTGGTCGGCGGCTCGCCGGTGCAGACGGCCGCCCTGCGCGCTCTGCTCGCCGCCGGCCCGCAGGATGGCCGTCCGCCCGCCGACACGGCCTTCATGATCACCCGCCCTTCCGGTGAACGCCCCTACAACCTGATGATCTGTCAGGCGGCTCCCGGCCTGGCGCCCGGCCTGACCATGCTGGTGACCGCCGATCCGGACCAGGAAGCGCCGATCAATGTGCAATGGCTCCAGAAGTTCTACGGCCTCACCCCCACCGAAGCCCGGCTTGCCCGGGAGGTCGGGTCGGGACGCACATTGAACGAGGCGTCCGACACGCTCGGCATCAGCATCGGAACGACCCGGGCCCACCTGAAGAACATCTTCGGAAAGACCGGCACCTGCCGCCAGGCCGAACTGGTCTACGTGCTGCTCTGCGCCCAGGCGCAGATCCTCCGGCCCCAGTCCTGAACGGGGCGTCCCCCATCCAGCAGTCCCGGAGCGGCACTTCCGGATTAGCCGCCTCCGGCCCGATCACCCCAGCCGTCCGGATTAGGTGGCATGGGAGACGCGGCGGGAAGGACCGCCCGTCATCATCATGGGCGGCGTGCCCTCCGGCCCGCCCTTCCACCCGCACAGTCAGGAGAACGACGATGAAAAGGACCTTGCTGGCGGGCGTGTCAGGCGTGGCTTTGGCGGCGGCACTGACCACCGCCCCCCACGCTCTGGCGGCTCCCGCCCAGAATACCGTCAAGATCGGCGGCCCCAACAACGCAGCCGCCGTCGTGGACTCCCGCTCGGAGAGCGTGCAGGTCCGCAGCGAGAACAGCCTGACCCGGACCGGCGATGCCGGCGAGGGGCTGGTCACGGTCCAGCAGAACACGGGCAATGCCAACGCTGTTTCCGCCGCCTCGGGCATCACCGCTCCCGCTTCC encodes the following:
- a CDS encoding type IV pilus modification PilV family protein codes for the protein MTDHMPHRSGFTMIEVLVALMVLALAIGALLPRMSLAALAAGKAERREQAVLLAESLLARMGADLDVPPGGEVSGREGGFDWRLSACCAREAPGTTLRLVEVHVEVSWTEGRHRQPLGLETRRLTGAFP
- a CDS encoding transporter, encoding MSRVSMVALLAVPLAACSTQRGAPEPTRAELVQRLAALETLVREQQAALSANTAALRDHQAALSQHTELVRSALVRPGAATLSQQMAEAMQAPPPTSGPVLNLGTYSARGLTQVAEAPSAAPSAPPPASQQVAQAADERARNDQITPGGGVLLRRGELSLEPAVEYVANSSRRVEMSGFTVLPAILIGSFELRDTLRDTVVGSLTARYGVTDDFEMDVRVPYVYRMDRTRSRPLGNGSSGQEVFETEGGDLGDIEFGLHHQINEGRNDWPIFVGNMRVKSTTGRDPFETERDSVSGLETKPSTGSGFWSFEPSLTMITASDPAVFYANLSYIYNHERTIEDSSIDPGDVIGTSFGVSLALNDRTSVSFGGDWQFVGITEQDGEALAGADRLTVGRAVMGLSHRLNERMGLNFSFAYGITEDAPDAQFMIKTPIKFDLGF
- a CDS encoding prepilin-type N-terminal cleavage/methylation domain-containing protein gives rise to the protein MIPHRAGFTLLELLVVLVLLGLLSVAGHQALHTAGRLSARLNDDGSQHFLVQRQVADWIAQAQPRRVGRERSAPVLFDGLPDRLTFVTNLPDRFGLASPHLVTLSLEPDGLAVGWRLLTDRTGASGGTRLLLPAARELKLRYWHAAEGWAERWDRRPTLPALVEMRLEADAASSREPVRVAVALRMGASP
- the gspG gene encoding type II secretion system major pseudopilin GspG, coding for MRSRRNKGARPGMTAAGARDGFTMLELLVVLVILGLLTAVTAPAVGRYLGGAKVDTAKLQVQNILTTLDLYRLDNGSMPTQEQGLAALVDRPSGATRWNGPYLRKAEMIRDPWGRPYQYRIPGEKGEVDIFSLGADGAPGGTGENQDVGSW
- a CDS encoding helix-turn-helix transcriptional regulator produces the protein MPDTVMAFGRSLGAGTQYGTLAHGYPLHGHGTAEGAESAAQDSARLALLEALLDRLPLAVMAFDRAARPRILNQRARQILQRNDGLGLAHGHLVGGSPVQTAALRALLAAGPQDGRPPADTAFMITRPSGERPYNLMICQAAPGLAPGLTMLVTADPDQEAPINVQWLQKFYGLTPTEARLAREVGSGRTLNEASDTLGISIGTTRAHLKNIFGKTGTCRQAELVYVLLCAQAQILRPQS
- a CDS encoding GspH/FimT family pseudopilin: MPSRPAFTLLELLVALLILGGLSALAPAFLQERAAGARDRSALRELALGLAAARLQAVSADAPTRVQFDLGGRTWRTHPAGREGKLPSGSLELLGVAETQAEASWIGFFPDGGSTGGTLKVGLPPERREIRVDWLTGRIELHD